A region from the Azospirillum thermophilum genome encodes:
- the rpmF gene encoding 50S ribosomal protein L32, with translation MAVPKKKTSKSRRNMRRSHHALPTSAYNECPNCGELKRPHHVCGSCGHYDQREVVQSAPAA, from the coding sequence ATGGCTGTTCCGAAGAAGAAGACTTCCAAGTCGCGGCGCAACATGCGGCGTTCCCATCACGCGCTGCCGACCTCGGCGTACAACGAGTGCCCGAACTGTGGCGAGCTGAAGCGCCCGCACCACGTCTGCGGCTCCTGCGGCCATTACGACCAGCGCGAAGTGGTTCAGAGCGCCCCGGCGGCGTGA
- the plsX gene encoding phosphate acyltransferase PlsX has product MSQRLTIALDAMGGDHAPEMVVAGADIARERHPEVRFLLFGDAGRIEPLLNQRPSLKAVAEVRHTTDAVAGDAKPSVALRAGRQSSMRLAIDAVAKGEAACVVSAGNTGALMAMAKFVLKTLPGIDRPAIASFFPTQRGESVMLDLGANTECSPDNLVQFAQMGAIFARTVLGLVEPTIGVLNIGSEDVKGNEVVKAAAARLREMPLPGRFHGFVEGNDIGAGTVDVIVTDGFTGNVALKTAEGTAKLFSEFLRRTFESSWLAKIGYVLARGAFKRLKARIDPRRYNGAMFLGLRGVCVKSHGGTDAVGFANAIAVAVNLAANSFNERIKEEMQRVANANPLPDTKAAAV; this is encoded by the coding sequence GTGAGCCAGCGCCTGACCATTGCCCTGGATGCCATGGGCGGCGATCATGCGCCCGAGATGGTGGTCGCCGGGGCGGACATCGCCCGGGAACGCCACCCCGAGGTGCGGTTCCTGCTTTTCGGCGACGCCGGACGGATCGAGCCGCTGTTGAACCAGCGGCCGTCCCTCAAGGCGGTGGCTGAGGTGCGGCACACCACCGACGCGGTGGCGGGCGACGCGAAGCCGTCGGTCGCCTTGCGTGCGGGGCGCCAGTCCAGCATGCGGCTTGCCATCGACGCGGTGGCGAAGGGCGAGGCGGCCTGCGTCGTCTCGGCCGGCAACACCGGTGCGCTGATGGCGATGGCCAAGTTCGTGTTGAAGACGCTGCCGGGCATCGACCGGCCGGCGATCGCGTCGTTCTTCCCGACGCAGCGCGGCGAGAGCGTGATGCTCGACCTCGGCGCCAACACGGAATGCTCGCCGGACAACCTGGTGCAGTTCGCGCAGATGGGCGCCATCTTCGCGCGCACCGTGCTGGGGCTGGTGGAGCCGACCATCGGCGTGCTGAACATCGGGTCGGAGGACGTGAAGGGCAACGAGGTGGTGAAGGCCGCCGCGGCGCGCCTGCGCGAGATGCCTCTGCCCGGCCGCTTCCACGGCTTCGTCGAGGGCAACGACATCGGCGCCGGCACGGTGGACGTCATCGTCACCGACGGCTTCACCGGCAACGTCGCGCTCAAGACCGCCGAGGGCACCGCCAAGCTGTTCTCGGAGTTCCTGCGGCGGACCTTCGAGTCGTCCTGGCTGGCGAAGATCGGCTATGTGCTGGCGCGCGGCGCCTTCAAGCGGCTGAAGGCCAGGATCGACCCGCGGCGCTACAACGGCGCGATGTTCCTCGGCCTGCGCGGCGTCTGCGTGAAGAGCCACGGTGGCACCGACGCGGTCGGATTCGCCAACGCCATCGCGGTGGCGGTCAATCTGGCGGCGAACAGCTTCAACGAACGCATCAAGGAAGAGATGCAGCGGGTCGCGAACGCGAATCCTCTTCCCGACACCAAGGCGGCGGCGGTCTGA